In Microtus pennsylvanicus isolate mMicPen1 chromosome 12, mMicPen1.hap1, whole genome shotgun sequence, the following proteins share a genomic window:
- the Slc35e4 gene encoding solute carrier family 35 member E4, whose translation MCRCPLERHEGRMTSAEAVAVAGSALEHGRPKWPPDSPQVLGQPARVRVVVAALVWLLAGASMSSLNKWIFTVHGFGRPLLLSALHMLAAALACHWGARRPMPRSIQGRVLLLSLTFGTSMACGNVGLSTVPLDLAQLATTTTPLFTLALSALLLGRRHHPLQFAAMGPLCLGAACSLAGEIRAPSAGCGFLLVATCLRGFKSVQQSALLQEERLDAVTLLYATSVPSFCLLAGAALVMEAGVAPPLAPTDCRLWACVLLSCFLSVVYNLASFSLLALTSALTVHVLGNLTVVGNLILSRLLFGSHLSALSYLGIALTLSGMFLYHNCEFVASWATRRGLWHRDQPGKGL comes from the exons ATGTGCCGCTGCCCACTGGAGCGCCATGAAGGCAGGATGACCTCAGCCGAAGCAGTGGCTGTGGCTGGAAGTGCCCTGGAGCATGGCCGCCCCAAGTGGCCTCCTGACAGCCCTCAGGTCCTTGGGCAGCCTGCTCGGGTCAGAGTGGTTGTGGCAGCCCTGGTGTGGTTGTTGGCAGGAGCCAGCATGTCAAGTCTCAACAAGTGGATCTTCACAGTGCATGGCTTCGGACGGCCCCTGCTTCTCTCAGCACTGCACATGCTGGCAGCTGCCCTGGCATGCCACTGGGGGGCCCGGCGGCCCATGCCTCGCAGCATCCAAGGCAGAGTGTTACTGCTCAGCCTCACCTTTGGTACCTCCATGGCCTGCGGCAATGTAGGCCTGAGCACTGTACCCTTGGACCTAGCACAActggccaccaccaccacaccactcTTCACATTGGCCTTGTCTGCGCTGCTGCTTGGCCGAAGACACCATCCCTTACAGTTTGCTGCCATGGGCCCGCTCTGCCTGGGAGCTGCATGCAGCCTAGCTGGAGAGATCCGGGCACCCTCAGCTGGCTGTGGCTTCTTGCTAGTGGCCACCTGTCTCCGAGGCTTCAAGTCCGTTCAACAGA GTGCTCTGCTGCAGGAAGAGAGGTTGGACGCAGTGACGCTGCTGTATGCCACCTCTGTGCCCAGTTTCTGCCTGCTGGCAGGTGCTGCTCTGGTGATGGAGGCTGGAGTGGCCCCACCTCTGGCTCCCACTGACTGTCGCCTCTGGGCCTGTGTCCTGCTCAGCTGCTTCTTGTCTGTGGTCTACAACCTGGCCAGCTTCTCCTTGCTGGCACTCACGTCCGCCCTCACCGTCCACGTACTGGGCAACCTCACAGTTGTGGGCAACCTCATCCTGTCCCGGCTCCTGTTCGGCAGTCACCTCAGCGCGCTCAGCTATTTGGGCATCGCACTCACTCTTTCAGGAATGTTTCTTTACCACAACTGTGAGTTCGTGGCCTCCTGGGCAACCCGTCGGGGATTGTGGCACAGGGACCAGCCTGGCAAAGGTCTTTGA